A stretch of the Bacillus sp. FJAT-18017 genome encodes the following:
- a CDS encoding phenylacetate--CoA ligase family protein: MLKMPLLKQWPPKYDSSYLPETDEKYWYKDIETASKEELDEIVFAKIKNVLNYAQEKSGFYQRKWAKDGFHPEDVKSLKDFEQVPITTKAEVREDLEEYAPFGSNVCIPFSEVHRIQGTSGTTGKPTVFSFGKDDWERIAHQHARIMWSFGMRPSDLMFIASPLSLYIGSWGALIGAERLGAKTFPFGAGQPGQTEKAVYWLKEVKPTVFYGTPSYALYLAEKARELGVDPKEFGFRILFFSGEPGAGVPATKKKIEDTFGGICIDSGTMAEVTPWMSNTECEHRQGVHLWQDVVYTEVVDRDTHRLVPYGEEGVPVYTPLERTSQPVIRYWSGDLTTWTDEPCSCGRVYPRLPKGIYGRIDDMVTVRGVNVYASLLENVIRRIDGLGEEFVMVVTRDHIMDEVTVQCESLGTRNDTELKEQLSKELKRECGVTFAIDLLPMGTLDRTQFKAKRVIDKRNFRS; the protein is encoded by the coding sequence ATGCTAAAAATGCCATTACTTAAGCAATGGCCGCCCAAATATGATTCTAGCTACCTTCCTGAAACCGATGAAAAATATTGGTACAAAGACATCGAGACGGCTTCAAAGGAAGAACTGGATGAGATTGTTTTTGCAAAAATAAAAAACGTGCTCAATTATGCCCAGGAAAAATCCGGTTTCTATCAGAGAAAGTGGGCAAAGGATGGATTCCATCCAGAGGATGTTAAAAGTTTAAAAGATTTCGAGCAGGTGCCGATTACCACCAAAGCCGAGGTAAGAGAGGATTTAGAGGAGTACGCACCGTTTGGGTCGAACGTTTGTATTCCGTTCTCCGAGGTGCATCGGATTCAGGGGACTTCCGGTACAACAGGAAAGCCAACGGTCTTTTCGTTTGGAAAGGATGATTGGGAACGGATTGCCCATCAGCATGCCCGTATCATGTGGAGTTTCGGGATGAGGCCAAGTGATCTGATGTTCATCGCGTCTCCGCTTAGCCTGTATATCGGCAGCTGGGGTGCACTCATCGGTGCAGAAAGGCTTGGAGCAAAAACCTTTCCGTTCGGAGCGGGGCAGCCGGGACAAACAGAGAAGGCGGTTTATTGGCTGAAGGAAGTTAAGCCGACCGTATTTTACGGGACTCCTTCGTACGCTCTGTATCTTGCGGAAAAAGCAAGGGAACTTGGGGTTGATCCAAAGGAATTTGGATTCAGGATTCTGTTCTTCTCGGGTGAACCAGGAGCAGGCGTGCCGGCGACGAAAAAGAAGATTGAAGACACGTTCGGAGGAATTTGCATTGATTCCGGGACAATGGCTGAAGTTACGCCATGGATGAGCAACACCGAATGCGAGCATCGCCAGGGAGTCCACCTGTGGCAGGATGTGGTGTATACGGAGGTTGTCGATCGCGATACTCATCGTCTTGTTCCTTACGGAGAAGAAGGAGTTCCCGTTTACACTCCGCTTGAACGAACCTCTCAGCCGGTCATTCGCTATTGGTCAGGTGATTTAACGACCTGGACAGATGAACCATGCTCATGCGGGCGGGTGTATCCACGCCTGCCAAAGGGGATTTATGGCCGAATTGATGACATGGTTACAGTCCGCGGCGTCAATGTTTATGCTAGTCTGCTCGAAAATGTCATCAGAAGGATCGACGGACTTGGCGAAGAATTCGTAATGGTCGTTACCCGAGACCACATCATGGACGAAGTGACCGTTCAATGTGAAAGCCTTGGAACAAGAAACGATACAGAGTTGAAGGAACAGCTGTCAAAGGAACTGAAGCGGGAATGCGGTGTCACATTCGCCATCGACCTGCTTCCTATGGGAACACTGGATAGGACGCAGTTCAAGGCGAAGCGGGTAATTGATAAGAGGAATTTCAGGTCTTAG
- the panF gene encoding sodium/pantothenate symporter produces the protein MHWQVIAPLALFLIIIFFIGFWANAYIRRSDSFLSDYFLGGREMGGFLLAMTMMATYGSASSFIGGPGVAYQTGLGWVLLAMAQLPAGYFVLMILGKKFAIIARKYEAITLIDFLKARYQSNAIVLLSALAIFVFLFASMTAQWVGGARLIESLTGLSYRGALLIFAVAVLVYVIVGGFAAVALTDALQGSVMIIGTVILLVAVIIEGGGVSAIMAELVAENPNLVSPYGADASLSPLYVSTFWILIGIGVIGLPQIAVRAMSYKDSKGMHRAIIIGTIGIGTIMFGMHLIGVFGRAVIPGIEIGDKVMPTLTLEILPPVLAGVVLAAPMAAIMSTVNALLILVSSTLVKDVYLNYIKPAAKDAEIKKMSFIITTVVGIAVVLFALNPPELLIWLNLFAFGGLESAFLWNVVLGLYWKGANKYGAIASMIVGLVSYVYIYQAHGNLFGMHSVTIPIIASLLVFVLVSKATKHKTQHQSII, from the coding sequence GTTCTGACTCATTTTTATCAGATTACTTCCTGGGCGGCCGTGAAATGGGCGGATTCCTGCTCGCGATGACGATGATGGCGACATATGGAAGCGCATCAAGCTTTATCGGCGGTCCTGGTGTAGCCTATCAAACCGGCCTGGGCTGGGTGCTGCTTGCCATGGCTCAATTGCCAGCAGGCTACTTTGTCCTGATGATCTTAGGAAAAAAATTCGCGATTATCGCTCGTAAATATGAAGCAATTACGTTAATTGACTTCCTAAAAGCACGCTATCAATCAAATGCAATCGTGCTGCTTTCCGCACTTGCGATCTTTGTGTTTTTATTCGCCTCAATGACAGCACAATGGGTCGGCGGGGCACGTTTAATAGAATCATTGACAGGGTTATCCTACCGGGGAGCCTTACTGATTTTCGCAGTGGCCGTCCTTGTTTATGTCATTGTCGGCGGCTTTGCGGCTGTTGCATTGACAGATGCACTGCAAGGTTCAGTAATGATTATCGGTACAGTCATCCTCCTCGTCGCCGTTATCATTGAAGGCGGTGGAGTTTCTGCGATTATGGCCGAACTTGTAGCCGAAAATCCAAACCTTGTTTCACCGTACGGCGCAGATGCAAGCCTGTCGCCGCTCTATGTATCTACCTTCTGGATTTTAATAGGGATTGGCGTAATCGGCTTGCCGCAAATCGCCGTTCGCGCGATGAGCTACAAAGACTCAAAAGGCATGCATCGTGCAATCATCATCGGAACAATCGGCATCGGAACAATCATGTTTGGGATGCACCTAATCGGAGTTTTTGGACGGGCCGTCATTCCAGGGATTGAAATCGGCGACAAAGTCATGCCGACCTTAACACTCGAAATCCTGCCGCCGGTACTTGCCGGAGTCGTATTGGCAGCCCCGATGGCAGCCATTATGTCCACAGTCAACGCATTGCTTATCTTAGTAAGCTCGACACTTGTAAAAGACGTGTACTTGAACTATATCAAACCAGCAGCAAAAGACGCGGAAATAAAGAAGATGAGCTTTATCATCACGACCGTCGTCGGAATAGCCGTTGTGCTCTTCGCCTTAAATCCACCAGAACTATTAATCTGGCTGAACCTGTTCGCATTCGGCGGTCTTGAATCGGCCTTCTTATGGAACGTCGTGCTTGGCCTCTATTGGAAAGGCGCCAATAAATACGGAGCCATCGCATCGATGATAGTCGGACTTGTTTCGTATGTTTATATTTATCAAGCTCATGGAAATTTATTTGGCATGCATAGTGTAACAATCCCAATAATTGCATCACTCCTTGTATTCGTACTCGTAAGCAAAGCGACGAAACACAAAACCCAGCACCAAAGCATTATCTAA
- a CDS encoding cobalamin B12-binding domain-containing protein, which produces MQVKVVMAKLGLDIHWRGALVVSRMLRDEGMEVVYLGNQFPEQIVDAAIQEGADVIGLSTLGGNHLTLGPKVVQIAREKGVDALIIMGGVIPEDDIPPLKEAGIAEVFGPETLIGNIADFIRSNVNQSTIAK; this is translated from the coding sequence ATGCAAGTAAAAGTCGTCATGGCTAAATTGGGCTTGGATATTCACTGGCGAGGCGCGCTTGTTGTTTCACGGATGCTGCGTGATGAAGGGATGGAGGTTGTTTACCTTGGCAATCAGTTTCCTGAACAAATTGTTGATGCTGCTATCCAGGAGGGAGCGGATGTCATCGGGCTCAGCACGCTTGGTGGAAATCATTTGACCCTTGGTCCAAAGGTTGTCCAAATCGCCAGAGAAAAAGGCGTTGATGCGCTGATTATCATGGGCGGAGTCATTCCGGAGGATGATATTCCACCATTGAAGGAAGCCGGGATTGCCGAAGTGTTTGGCCCTGAAACGTTGATTGGGAATATCGCAGACTTTATCCGTTCGAATGTGAATCAATCGACGATCGCAAAGTAG
- the fabG gene encoding 3-oxoacyl-ACP reductase FabG, which produces MKLKDQVALITGGANGIGKVTAEKFLSEGAKVVISDFNEEAGQKAERELAEIGAVKFVHGNVADTEGVKRMVEEAVAAFGRIDILVNNAGITIDGLLTKMDEDSWEKVISVNLTGVFKCTKEVVPLMLEQGSGVILNASSVVGIHGNVGQTNYAATKAGVIGLTKSWAKEFGPKGIRVNAVAPGFIVTDMTAKVPQKILDMMESKTPLRKLGRPEDIAAAYLFLASEDAGFINGTVLSVHGGLVI; this is translated from the coding sequence ATGAAGCTGAAAGACCAAGTAGCATTGATTACTGGCGGTGCAAATGGAATCGGTAAAGTAACTGCCGAGAAATTCCTAAGTGAAGGGGCAAAAGTTGTTATCAGCGACTTCAATGAGGAAGCCGGTCAAAAAGCGGAACGGGAGCTTGCCGAGATTGGAGCGGTTAAATTCGTCCATGGGAACGTCGCTGATACGGAAGGTGTTAAACGAATGGTTGAGGAGGCTGTTGCCGCTTTTGGCAGGATTGATATTCTTGTCAACAACGCCGGGATCACCATCGATGGGCTGCTGACAAAAATGGATGAAGATTCATGGGAAAAAGTGATTTCCGTTAATTTGACGGGTGTGTTTAAGTGTACGAAAGAAGTTGTTCCCCTCATGCTCGAGCAAGGATCCGGTGTCATCCTGAATGCTTCGTCGGTGGTCGGCATCCATGGAAATGTAGGGCAGACAAATTATGCGGCTACGAAGGCAGGGGTAATTGGCCTGACGAAAAGCTGGGCAAAGGAGTTCGGTCCTAAGGGAATCAGAGTCAATGCTGTCGCGCCAGGCTTCATTGTCACCGATATGACGGCGAAGGTGCCGCAAAAGATTCTTGATATGATGGAGTCCAAAACTCCGCTGCGGAAGCTCGGCCGTCCAGAGGATATTGCTGCCGCATATTTGTTTTTAGCCAGTGAGGACGCAGGTTTTATTAATGGCACAGTATTAAGCGTTCACGGCGGGCTGGTCATTTAA
- a CDS encoding acyl-CoA mutase large subunit family protein, whose protein sequence is MVQKTTKETGKLFDQDIVNEIEKQKQRWQEETVKGRDGGDNFYSDSGIPVKLLYTPDDVKDLDYQKDIGFSGEAPYVRGVYPNMYRGRLFTVRQIAGYGTPEDTNERFKFLLKNGATGTSVVLDLPTIRGYNSDDPEAEGHVGAAGVAIDSIEDIEALYEGIPIDEVSSNIVTHLPSTTVVLMAMFAAAAEKKGIPLEKLSGTNQNDFLMETAIGSSLEVLPPKASFRLQCDAIEYASKNLPRWNPVSYNGYNLREAGTTAVQEVACAIANAIATSEELIRRGNKIDDFAKRLSFFWNLFNDFFEEIAKCRASRLVWHEVMTERFNAQHPKSQLMRFHVQTAGITLTKVEPLNNIARSAIQGLAAVLGGAQSLHVDSFDEAYSAPTEESALISIRTQQIIQAETNVVNTVDPLAGSYFVESLTKEMAQRIRDYIAEIEDRGGLVECVETGWLHREISDFAYQMQKDIESGKHKIVGLNYFPSEQDKTKVPVFRYPETAEARQKEKLRKLREKRNQEKVEKALAVLRQKCHEDVNLMPYIKEAVLEYATLGEIEEVFREEFGLWQFPLA, encoded by the coding sequence CAGGAAGAAACAGTTAAGGGCAGGGACGGCGGAGATAACTTTTATTCAGACTCCGGCATTCCGGTTAAACTTCTCTATACCCCAGATGATGTTAAGGACCTTGATTACCAGAAAGATATCGGTTTTTCCGGTGAAGCTCCATATGTCAGGGGTGTTTATCCAAATATGTACCGCGGCCGGCTGTTCACGGTCAGGCAAATTGCCGGCTACGGGACTCCTGAGGATACGAATGAGCGCTTTAAGTTCCTTTTGAAAAATGGCGCAACCGGGACGAGCGTGGTGCTCGACCTGCCAACAATCCGCGGCTATAACTCCGACGACCCTGAAGCAGAAGGCCATGTGGGCGCGGCTGGTGTCGCAATTGATTCGATTGAAGATATTGAGGCTTTATATGAAGGAATCCCGATTGACGAAGTTTCGAGCAATATCGTTACCCACTTGCCAAGTACAACTGTTGTATTGATGGCGATGTTTGCTGCAGCAGCCGAAAAGAAAGGGATTCCGCTGGAAAAATTGTCTGGGACTAACCAGAATGATTTCCTGATGGAAACGGCAATTGGCAGTTCACTCGAGGTGCTTCCGCCAAAAGCATCATTCAGGCTGCAATGTGATGCGATTGAATATGCAAGCAAAAATCTGCCAAGGTGGAATCCGGTCAGCTATAACGGCTATAACCTGAGGGAAGCCGGTACGACAGCAGTCCAGGAAGTTGCCTGCGCGATTGCAAACGCAATTGCTACTTCGGAAGAATTGATCCGCCGCGGCAATAAAATTGATGACTTTGCCAAGCGCCTGTCATTTTTCTGGAACCTGTTCAATGATTTCTTTGAAGAAATCGCGAAATGCCGCGCATCACGACTGGTCTGGCACGAGGTAATGACTGAACGCTTCAATGCCCAGCATCCGAAATCCCAGTTGATGAGGTTCCATGTTCAGACTGCCGGTATTACGCTAACAAAAGTTGAGCCTCTCAACAATATTGCCCGGTCCGCAATCCAGGGACTTGCGGCAGTTCTCGGCGGTGCTCAGTCACTGCATGTCGATTCGTTTGATGAAGCATACTCTGCTCCAACTGAGGAGTCAGCGCTAATCTCGATCAGGACACAGCAAATCATCCAGGCGGAAACGAATGTGGTCAATACCGTTGACCCGCTGGCAGGCTCTTATTTTGTGGAAAGCCTGACGAAAGAAATGGCCCAGCGTATCCGTGATTATATCGCGGAAATCGAAGACCGCGGCGGTTTGGTAGAGTGTGTTGAAACCGGCTGGCTGCATCGCGAAATTTCCGATTTTGCTTATCAGATGCAAAAGGATATCGAAAGCGGCAAGCACAAAATTGTCGGGCTCAATTACTTCCCATCCGAACAGGATAAAACAAAGGTGCCAGTCTTCAGGTATCCTGAGACAGCCGAAGCCCGCCAAAAGGAAAAGCTCCGTAAGCTTCGTGAAAAGCGCAACCAGGAAAAGGTTGAAAAAGCCCTTGCCGTCTTGCGCCAAAAATGCCATGAGGATGTAAACCTGATGCCTTATATCAAGGAAGCGGTCCTTGAATATGCGACCCTTGGTGAAATTGAAGAAGTTTTCCGTGAAGAATTCGGCCTCTGGCAGTTCCCGTTGGCGTAA